In Phocoena phocoena chromosome 11, mPhoPho1.1, whole genome shotgun sequence, one DNA window encodes the following:
- the AVIL gene encoding advillin isoform X1: MSLSSAFQAVGNDPGIITWRIEKMELALVPLNAHGTFYEGDCYIILSTRRVGSILSQDIHFWIGKDSSQDEKSCAAIYTTQLDDYLGGSPVQHREVQCHESDTFRGYFKQGIIYKKGGVASGMKHVETNTYDVKRLLHVKGKRNIRATEVEMSWDSFNRGDVFLLDLGKVIIQWNGPESSSRERLKAMLLAKHIRDRERGGRAEIGVIEGDKEAASPELMKVLQDTLGRHSIIKPAVPDEITDQQQKSNITLYHVSDSAGQLAVTDVATRPLVQGLLNHDDCYILDQSGTKIYVWKGRGATKVEKQMAMSKALNFIKMKGYPSSTNVETVSDGAESAMFKQLFQKWSVKEQTVGLGKTFSVGKIANVFQDKCDGTLLHTKPEVAAQERMVDDGNGNVEVWRIENLELVPVEHQWYGFFYGGDCYLVLYTYKMHGKPHYILYIWQGRHASQDELAASAYQAVEVDRQFDGAPVQVRVTMGKEPRHFMAIFRGKLVIFEGGTSRKGNAQPDPPVRLFQIQGNDKSNTKVVEVPAFTSSLNSNDVFLLRTQAEHYLWYGKGSSGDERAMAKELAGLLCDGTENTVAEGQEPAEFWDLLGGKTPYANDKRLQQEILDVQSRLFECSNKTGRFIVTEITDFTQDDLNPDDVMLLDTWDQVFLWIGAEANATEKESALATAQEYLHTHPSGRDTGTPILIIKQGFEPPIFTGWFLAWDPHIWSAGKSYEQLKEELGDAAAITRITADMRGTTLSLNSEPKYYPVEVLLKNQSQELPEDVNPAKKENYLSEQDFVSVFGITRGQFAALPGWKQLQMKKQKGLF; the protein is encoded by the exons ATGTCTCTGAGCAGTGCCTTTCAGGCTGTGGGCAACGACCCTGGGATCATCACCTGGAGAATAGAG AAAATGGAGCTGGCACTAGTGCCCCTGAATGCCCACGGCACCTTCTATGAGGGGGACTGCTACATCATCCTCTCG ACCCGGAGAGTGGGCAGCATCCTCTCCCAGGACATCCACTTCTGGATTGGGAAGGACTCCTCGCAGGATGAGAAGAGCTGCGCAGCTATCTACACTACGCAGCTGGATGATTACCTGGGGGGCAGCCCCGTGCAGCACCGGGAGGTCCAGTGCCACGAGTCCGACACCTTCCGCGGCTACTTCAAGCAGGGCATCAT CTACAAGAAGGGGGGTGTGGCCTCCGGGATGAAGCACGTGGAGACCAATACCTACGATGTGAAGCGGCTGCTGCACGTGAAGGGGAAGAGAAACATCAGGGCCACCGAG GTGGAAATGAGCTGGGACAGTTTTAACCGAGGTGATGTCTTCCTGCTGGACCTTGGGAAGGTCATCATCCAGTGGAATGGCCCAGAGAGCAGCAGCAGGGAGCGTCTGAAG GCTATGCTCCTGGCAAAGCATATTCGGGACAGGGAGCGAGGGGGCCGTGCTGAAATAGGAGTGATCGAGGGAGACAAGGAGGCGGCCAGTCCAGAGCTGATGAAGGTCCTTCAGGACACCCTCGGCCGGCACTCCATTATCAAGCCTGCGGTCCCCGATGAGATCACAGATCAGCAGCAGAAATCAAATATCACGCTGTATCA TGTCTCAGACTCAGCTGGGCAGCTGGCGGTCACAGATGTAGCAACGAGGCCTCTGGTCCAGGGCTTACTGAACCATGAT GACTGCTACATCCTAGACCAAAGTGGAACCAAGATCTATGTGTGGAAAGGAAGAGGAGCCACAAAGGTTGAGAAACAGATGGCCATGTCTAAAGCTCTG AACTTCATCAAGATGAAGGGCTACCCCAGCAGTACCAACGTGGAGACCGTCAGTGACGGTGCCGAGTCAGCCATGTTCAAGCAGCTGTTCCAGAAGTGGTCAGTGAAGGAACAGACCGTGGGTCTGGGGAAAACGTTCAGCGTTGGTAAAATCG CTAACGTTTTCCAGGATAAATGTGATGGGACCCTGCTGCATACCAAACCAGAGGTGGCAGCCCAGGAAAGAATGGTCGACGACGGCAACGGCAACGTTGAG GTCTGGAGAATTGAAAACCTGGAGCTGGTCCCCGTGGAGCATCAGTGGTATGGCTTCTTTTATGGGGGAGACTGCTATCTGGTTCTCTATACGTACAAGATGCACGGGAAGCCGCACTACATCTTGTACATCTGGCAG GGCCGCCACGCCTCACAGGATGAGCTGGCAGCCTCGGCATACCAGGCGGTGGAGGTGGACCGGCAGTTTGATGGGGCCCCTGTGCAGGTTCGGGTTACCATGGGGAAGGAGCCACGCCACTTCATGGCCATCTTCAGAGGAAAGCTGGTTATCTTTGAG ggTGGGACTTCCAGGAAGGGAAATGCCCAGCCCGATCCTCCGGTAAGGCTCTTCCAGATTCAAGGAAATGACAAATCTAACACCAAAGTGGTGGAGGTTCCAGCCTTCACCTCCTCCCTAAACTCCAATGATGTCTTTCTGCTGCGGACCCAGGCAGAGCACTACCTGTGGTATGGCAAG GGCTCTAGTGGGGATGAGCGGGCAATGGCTAAGGAGCTGGCCGGGCTTCTCTGTGATGGCACCGAGAACACAGTGGCTGAGGGCCAGGAGCCAGCTGAGTTCTGGGACCTGCTGGGAGGAAAAACTCCCTATGCCAATGACAAA AGACTACAGCAGGAAATCCTAGATGTCCAGTCCCGTCTCTTTGAATGTTCCAATAAGACTGGCCGTTTCATTGTCACTGAGATCACGGACTTCACCCAGGATGACCTGAACCCAGATGACGTGATGCTCCTGGATACCTGGGACCAG GTGTTCTTGTGGATTGGGGCTGAGGCCAACGCCACAGAGAAGGAGAGCGCTCTTGCTACCGCCCAGGAGTACCTGCACACTCACCCCAGCGGCCGCGACACCGGCACACCAATCCTGATCATTAAACAGGGGTTTGAGCCTCCCATATTCACAGGCTGGTTCTTGGCCTGGGACCCTCACATTTGGAGC gCAGGGAAATCATATGAACAGTTAAAAGAAGAGCTGGGAGACGCTGCTGCTATCACGAGAATCACTGCT GATATGAGGGGCACAACCCTCTCCCTAAATTCTGAGCCAAAGTATTACCCCGTAGAAgttctgttgaaaaatcagagTCAGGAGTTGCCTGAGGATGTGAACCCTGCCAAAAAGGAG AATTACCTCTCTGAACAGGACTTTGTTTCTGTGTTTGGCATCACAAGAGGGCAATTTGCTGCTCTGCCTGGCTGGAAACAgctccagatgaagaaacaaaagggGCTTTTCTGA
- the AVIL gene encoding advillin isoform X2 yields MELALVPLNAHGTFYEGDCYIILSTRRVGSILSQDIHFWIGKDSSQDEKSCAAIYTTQLDDYLGGSPVQHREVQCHESDTFRGYFKQGIIYKKGGVASGMKHVETNTYDVKRLLHVKGKRNIRATEVEMSWDSFNRGDVFLLDLGKVIIQWNGPESSSRERLKAMLLAKHIRDRERGGRAEIGVIEGDKEAASPELMKVLQDTLGRHSIIKPAVPDEITDQQQKSNITLYHVSDSAGQLAVTDVATRPLVQGLLNHDDCYILDQSGTKIYVWKGRGATKVEKQMAMSKALNFIKMKGYPSSTNVETVSDGAESAMFKQLFQKWSVKEQTVGLGKTFSVGKIANVFQDKCDGTLLHTKPEVAAQERMVDDGNGNVEVWRIENLELVPVEHQWYGFFYGGDCYLVLYTYKMHGKPHYILYIWQGRHASQDELAASAYQAVEVDRQFDGAPVQVRVTMGKEPRHFMAIFRGKLVIFEGGTSRKGNAQPDPPVRLFQIQGNDKSNTKVVEVPAFTSSLNSNDVFLLRTQAEHYLWYGKGSSGDERAMAKELAGLLCDGTENTVAEGQEPAEFWDLLGGKTPYANDKRLQQEILDVQSRLFECSNKTGRFIVTEITDFTQDDLNPDDVMLLDTWDQVFLWIGAEANATEKESALATAQEYLHTHPSGRDTGTPILIIKQGFEPPIFTGWFLAWDPHIWSAGKSYEQLKEELGDAAAITRITAVTAPRHDMRGTTLSLNSEPKYYPVEVLLKNQSQELPEDVNPAKKENYLSEQDFVSVFGITRGQFAALPGWKQLQMKKQKGLF; encoded by the exons ATGGAGCTGGCACTAGTGCCCCTGAATGCCCACGGCACCTTCTATGAGGGGGACTGCTACATCATCCTCTCG ACCCGGAGAGTGGGCAGCATCCTCTCCCAGGACATCCACTTCTGGATTGGGAAGGACTCCTCGCAGGATGAGAAGAGCTGCGCAGCTATCTACACTACGCAGCTGGATGATTACCTGGGGGGCAGCCCCGTGCAGCACCGGGAGGTCCAGTGCCACGAGTCCGACACCTTCCGCGGCTACTTCAAGCAGGGCATCAT CTACAAGAAGGGGGGTGTGGCCTCCGGGATGAAGCACGTGGAGACCAATACCTACGATGTGAAGCGGCTGCTGCACGTGAAGGGGAAGAGAAACATCAGGGCCACCGAG GTGGAAATGAGCTGGGACAGTTTTAACCGAGGTGATGTCTTCCTGCTGGACCTTGGGAAGGTCATCATCCAGTGGAATGGCCCAGAGAGCAGCAGCAGGGAGCGTCTGAAG GCTATGCTCCTGGCAAAGCATATTCGGGACAGGGAGCGAGGGGGCCGTGCTGAAATAGGAGTGATCGAGGGAGACAAGGAGGCGGCCAGTCCAGAGCTGATGAAGGTCCTTCAGGACACCCTCGGCCGGCACTCCATTATCAAGCCTGCGGTCCCCGATGAGATCACAGATCAGCAGCAGAAATCAAATATCACGCTGTATCA TGTCTCAGACTCAGCTGGGCAGCTGGCGGTCACAGATGTAGCAACGAGGCCTCTGGTCCAGGGCTTACTGAACCATGAT GACTGCTACATCCTAGACCAAAGTGGAACCAAGATCTATGTGTGGAAAGGAAGAGGAGCCACAAAGGTTGAGAAACAGATGGCCATGTCTAAAGCTCTG AACTTCATCAAGATGAAGGGCTACCCCAGCAGTACCAACGTGGAGACCGTCAGTGACGGTGCCGAGTCAGCCATGTTCAAGCAGCTGTTCCAGAAGTGGTCAGTGAAGGAACAGACCGTGGGTCTGGGGAAAACGTTCAGCGTTGGTAAAATCG CTAACGTTTTCCAGGATAAATGTGATGGGACCCTGCTGCATACCAAACCAGAGGTGGCAGCCCAGGAAAGAATGGTCGACGACGGCAACGGCAACGTTGAG GTCTGGAGAATTGAAAACCTGGAGCTGGTCCCCGTGGAGCATCAGTGGTATGGCTTCTTTTATGGGGGAGACTGCTATCTGGTTCTCTATACGTACAAGATGCACGGGAAGCCGCACTACATCTTGTACATCTGGCAG GGCCGCCACGCCTCACAGGATGAGCTGGCAGCCTCGGCATACCAGGCGGTGGAGGTGGACCGGCAGTTTGATGGGGCCCCTGTGCAGGTTCGGGTTACCATGGGGAAGGAGCCACGCCACTTCATGGCCATCTTCAGAGGAAAGCTGGTTATCTTTGAG ggTGGGACTTCCAGGAAGGGAAATGCCCAGCCCGATCCTCCGGTAAGGCTCTTCCAGATTCAAGGAAATGACAAATCTAACACCAAAGTGGTGGAGGTTCCAGCCTTCACCTCCTCCCTAAACTCCAATGATGTCTTTCTGCTGCGGACCCAGGCAGAGCACTACCTGTGGTATGGCAAG GGCTCTAGTGGGGATGAGCGGGCAATGGCTAAGGAGCTGGCCGGGCTTCTCTGTGATGGCACCGAGAACACAGTGGCTGAGGGCCAGGAGCCAGCTGAGTTCTGGGACCTGCTGGGAGGAAAAACTCCCTATGCCAATGACAAA AGACTACAGCAGGAAATCCTAGATGTCCAGTCCCGTCTCTTTGAATGTTCCAATAAGACTGGCCGTTTCATTGTCACTGAGATCACGGACTTCACCCAGGATGACCTGAACCCAGATGACGTGATGCTCCTGGATACCTGGGACCAG GTGTTCTTGTGGATTGGGGCTGAGGCCAACGCCACAGAGAAGGAGAGCGCTCTTGCTACCGCCCAGGAGTACCTGCACACTCACCCCAGCGGCCGCGACACCGGCACACCAATCCTGATCATTAAACAGGGGTTTGAGCCTCCCATATTCACAGGCTGGTTCTTGGCCTGGGACCCTCACATTTGGAGC gCAGGGAAATCATATGAACAGTTAAAAGAAGAGCTGGGAGACGCTGCTGCTATCACGAGAATCACTGCTGTGA ccgctcctcggcat GATATGAGGGGCACAACCCTCTCCCTAAATTCTGAGCCAAAGTATTACCCCGTAGAAgttctgttgaaaaatcagagTCAGGAGTTGCCTGAGGATGTGAACCCTGCCAAAAAGGAG AATTACCTCTCTGAACAGGACTTTGTTTCTGTGTTTGGCATCACAAGAGGGCAATTTGCTGCTCTGCCTGGCTGGAAACAgctccagatgaagaaacaaaagggGCTTTTCTGA
- the CTDSP2 gene encoding carboxy-terminal domain RNA polymerase II polypeptide A small phosphatase 2, translated as MEHGSIITQARREDALVLTKQGLVSKSSPKKPRGRNIFKALFCCFRAQHVGQSSSSTELSAYKEEANTIAKSDLLQCLQYQFYQIPGTCLLPEVTEEDQGRICVVIDLDETLVHSSFKPINNADFIVPVEIEGTTHQVYVLKRPYVDEFLRRMGELFECVLFTASLAKYADPVTDLLDRCGVFRARLFRESCVFHQGCYVKDLSRLGRDLRKTLILDNSPASYIFHPENAVPVQSWFDDMADTELLNLIPVFEELSAAEDVYTSLGQLRAP; from the exons GCCTGGTCTCCAAGTCCTCTCCTAAGAAGCCTCGTGGACGTAACATCTTCAAGGCCCTTTTCTGCTGTTTTCGCGCCCAGCATGTTGGCCAGTCAAGCTCCTCCACTGAGCTCTCCGCATACAAGGAGGAAGCCAACACCATTGCTAAG TCGGATCTGCTCCAGTGTCTCCAGTACCAGTTTTATCAG ATTCCAGGGACCTGTCTGCTCCCGGAGGTGACAGAGGAAGATCAAGGAAGAATCTGCGTGGTCATTGACTTGGATGAAACCCTTGTGCATAGCTCCTTTAAG CCAATCAACAACGCTGACTTCATAGTGCCTGTAGAGATCGAAGGGACCACTCACCAG GTGTACGTGCTTAAGAGGCCTTACGTGGATGAGTTCCTGAGACGAATGGGGGAACTCTTTGAATGTGTTCTCTTCACTGCCAGCCTAGCCAAG tATGCTGACCCTGTGACGGATCTGCTGGACAGGTGTGGGGTATTCCGGGCCCGCCTGTTCCGTGAGTCCTGTGTGTTTCACCAGGGCTGCTATGTCAAGGACCTCAGCCGCCTGGGAAGGGACCTGAGGAAAACCCTCATTCTGGACAACTCGCCTGCTTCTTACATCTTCCACCCAGAGAATGCA GTGCCTGTGCAGTCTTGGTTTGATGACATggcagacactgagctgctgaaCCTGATCCCAGTCTTTGAGGAGCTGAGCGCAGCAGAGGACGTCTACACCAGCCTTGGGCAGCTGCGGGCCCCTTAG